In Exiguobacterium sibiricum 7-3, a genomic segment contains:
- a CDS encoding TerC family protein — MDIGLITQYATVGLVLIILQGLLSADNAMVMAVLVRPLPDDQRKKALFYGLIGALVLRFVAIFFASYLATIWELQALGAIYLFYVAFKGIVEARSNKHQIPESASSKKASPNFWWTVVKVEFSDLAFAVDSTLAAVAMATTLPMIGGTIGGLNTGQFWVVFFSGIIGLVIMRYFASWFVVLLQKRPGIEEAAFWLVAWVGVKLVVMTLAHPSIHVLPHEFPESTLWQSIFWIVLVLILVLGWFRSGPKTDK; from the coding sequence GTTTTAATCATCTTACAAGGTCTGCTGTCAGCCGATAACGCCATGGTTATGGCTGTTCTCGTACGTCCGTTGCCGGACGATCAACGAAAAAAAGCATTGTTTTACGGATTGATCGGAGCACTTGTCTTACGCTTCGTCGCGATTTTCTTTGCGTCTTACTTGGCGACGATTTGGGAGTTACAGGCACTCGGAGCAATTTATTTATTCTATGTTGCCTTCAAAGGGATTGTCGAGGCACGATCGAACAAACACCAGATTCCGGAGTCAGCTTCCTCTAAAAAGGCGTCACCGAATTTTTGGTGGACGGTCGTCAAGGTCGAGTTCTCTGACTTGGCGTTTGCGGTCGATTCGACGCTCGCAGCCGTTGCGATGGCAACGACGTTACCGATGATCGGCGGAACGATCGGCGGCTTGAACACAGGACAATTCTGGGTCGTCTTCTTCAGCGGAATCATCGGACTCGTCATCATGCGTTACTTCGCCAGCTGGTTTGTCGTCTTGTTGCAAAAACGGCCGGGTATCGAAGAAGCTGCCTTTTGGCTCGTTGCGTGGGTCGGGGTCAAGCTAGTCGTCATGACACTGGCGCATCCGTCGATTCACGTCTTACCGCATGAATTTCCGGAAAGTACGCTTTGGCAATCAATCTTTTGGATTGTCCTCGTCTTGATTTTAGTGTTAGGTTGGTTCAGAAGTGGTCCGAAAACAGACAAATAA